In Streptomyces sp. NBC_00433, a single genomic region encodes these proteins:
- a CDS encoding alpha/beta hydrolase: protein MPSTDYSEAAAPPAAVPPAGPVLADGETSRTVQLPGLGLLVRSRTQQGPGSGAADLEPAMFVHGLGGSSQNWSALMASLADSVEGHALDLPGFGHSPPPDNGDYSVAAHARAVVRLLEAENRGPVHLFGNSLGGAVTVKVAAARPDLVRTLTLVSPALPELPPQTSALPTALASVPGMAALYVRLTRDWAPQRRTEALLSLCYGDPSVVGGPERAAAADEYQRRIDLPYFWDVMIRSTRGIVNAYTLGGQHSLWRQAERVLAPTLLVYGVRDKLVSVRMARRASRAFRDSRLLTIPGGGHVAMMEHPYLVDRAFRDLRDEIAARARSGAAGGTVTATTDMSTAASGS, encoded by the coding sequence ATGCCCTCGACGGACTACTCCGAAGCCGCCGCGCCACCGGCGGCCGTGCCCCCGGCGGGCCCCGTGCTCGCCGACGGGGAGACGTCAAGGACGGTGCAGCTGCCCGGCCTGGGCCTGCTGGTTCGCTCCCGTACGCAGCAGGGTCCCGGGTCCGGAGCCGCCGACCTGGAGCCGGCGATGTTCGTGCACGGCCTCGGCGGCTCGTCGCAGAACTGGTCGGCGCTGATGGCCTCGCTCGCCGACAGTGTCGAAGGACACGCACTGGACCTGCCGGGTTTCGGCCATTCCCCACCACCCGACAACGGCGACTACTCGGTCGCCGCCCACGCCCGCGCGGTCGTCAGGCTGCTGGAGGCCGAGAACCGCGGCCCGGTCCACCTCTTCGGCAATTCGCTGGGCGGCGCCGTCACCGTCAAGGTCGCCGCCGCCCGCCCCGACCTGGTCCGCACCCTCACCCTGGTCTCACCGGCACTGCCCGAGCTGCCCCCGCAGACCAGCGCGCTGCCCACCGCGCTCGCCTCCGTCCCCGGCATGGCCGCGCTCTACGTACGCCTCACCCGCGACTGGGCGCCGCAGCGCCGCACCGAGGCGCTGCTGTCGCTCTGCTACGGCGACCCGTCCGTCGTCGGCGGGCCCGAGCGGGCCGCGGCCGCGGACGAATACCAGCGGCGGATCGACCTGCCGTACTTCTGGGACGTCATGATCCGCTCCACCCGCGGCATCGTGAACGCCTACACCCTCGGCGGCCAGCACTCCCTGTGGCGGCAGGCCGAGCGGGTGCTGGCGCCGACACTCCTGGTCTACGGCGTACGCGACAAGCTCGTCTCGGTGCGGATGGCCCGCAGGGCGTCGCGGGCCTTCCGCGACTCGCGGCTGCTGACCATCCCCGGTGGCGGCCACGTCGCGATGATGGAGCATCCTTACCTGGTCGACCGGGCCTTCCGCGACCTGCGCGACGAAATCGCGGCCCGCGCACGCAGTGGTGCCGCCGGGGGTACGGTCACGGCTACGACGGACATGAGCACTGCGGCGAGCGGGAGCTGA
- a CDS encoding TetR/AcrR family transcriptional regulator → MTAIEQTQARPRGTRLPRRARREQLLGAAQEVFVAQGYHSAAMDDIAERAGVSKPVLYQHFPGKLELYLALLDQHCESLLQSVRGALASTTDNKKRVEATMDAYFAYVEDEGGAFRLVFESDLTNEPAVRERVDKVAMQCAEAISEVIAEDTGLSRDQSMLLAVGLGGVSQVVARYWLASRSEVPRETAVQLLTSLAWRGIAGFPLHGAEGAGGPQHG, encoded by the coding sequence GTGACAGCCATCGAGCAGACTCAGGCACGACCACGCGGCACCCGCCTGCCCCGCAGGGCCCGACGCGAGCAGCTGCTGGGGGCCGCCCAGGAAGTCTTCGTCGCGCAGGGCTACCACTCGGCCGCGATGGATGACATCGCCGAGCGGGCCGGCGTCAGCAAACCGGTGCTCTACCAGCACTTCCCCGGCAAGCTCGAGCTGTATCTGGCGCTGCTCGACCAGCACTGCGAGTCACTGCTCCAGTCGGTGCGCGGGGCGCTGGCGTCCACCACGGACAACAAGAAGCGCGTCGAGGCGACGATGGACGCGTATTTCGCCTACGTCGAGGACGAGGGCGGCGCCTTCCGGCTGGTCTTCGAGTCCGACCTGACCAACGAGCCGGCGGTCAGGGAGCGGGTCGACAAGGTCGCGATGCAGTGCGCGGAGGCGATCAGCGAGGTCATCGCGGAGGACACCGGCCTGTCCCGCGACCAGTCGATGCTGCTGGCCGTCGGCCTCGGCGGCGTCTCGCAGGTGGTGGCCCGCTACTGGCTGGCCAGCCGCAGCGAGGTGCCCAGGGAGACCGCCGTGCAGCTGCTGACGTCGCTGGCGTGGCGCGGTATCGCCGGTTTCCCGCTGCACGGCGCCGAGGGCGCCGGGGGGCCGCAGCACGGCTGA
- a CDS encoding DUF3107 domain-containing protein, translating to MEVKIGVQHAPREISIESAQSAAEVEKAVADALSGDAKLLSLEDEHGRKVLIPADRLAYVEIGEPAARRVGFGAAL from the coding sequence GTGGAGGTCAAGATCGGCGTGCAGCACGCGCCGCGCGAGATCAGCATCGAGAGCGCGCAGTCGGCGGCCGAAGTCGAGAAGGCCGTCGCCGACGCGTTGAGCGGTGACGCGAAGCTGCTGTCCCTGGAGGACGAGCACGGCCGCAAGGTGCTCATTCCCGCGGACCGGCTGGCGTACGTCGAGATCGGCGAGCCGGCCGCCCGCAGGGTGGGATTCGGCGCCGCTCTCTGA
- a CDS encoding ferritin-like domain-containing protein has translation MRSMETPDDTTKPAAEPAGGSAPEPAREPAAPATGIAAQDWTSASADPRYRAAVVDLLGALAYGELAAFERLAEDAKLAPTLEDKAELAAMATAEFHHFQRLRDRLTEVGESANHAMEPFGAALDEFHRQTAPSDWLEGLVKAYVGDSIASDFYREVAARLDTDTRTLVLAVLDDTGHASFAVEKVRAAIEAEPRVGGRLALWARRLMGEALSQAQRVVADRDALSTMLVGGVADGFDLAEVGRMFSRITEAHTKRMAALGLAA, from the coding sequence GTGCGCTCCATGGAGACGCCTGACGACACCACCAAGCCCGCCGCCGAGCCTGCCGGCGGGTCAGCGCCCGAGCCCGCGCGGGAGCCCGCCGCGCCGGCCACCGGGATCGCCGCACAGGACTGGACGTCCGCGTCCGCCGACCCCCGCTACCGGGCCGCGGTGGTCGACCTGCTCGGTGCGCTGGCGTACGGCGAGCTGGCCGCCTTCGAACGGCTCGCGGAGGACGCGAAACTCGCCCCCACCCTGGAGGACAAGGCGGAGCTCGCGGCGATGGCCACCGCCGAATTCCACCACTTCCAGCGGCTCCGCGACCGCCTCACCGAGGTCGGCGAGTCGGCCAACCACGCGATGGAGCCCTTCGGCGCGGCGCTGGACGAGTTCCACCGCCAGACGGCGCCCTCGGACTGGCTCGAAGGCCTGGTCAAGGCCTACGTCGGCGACTCGATCGCGTCCGACTTCTACCGCGAGGTCGCCGCCCGCCTGGACACCGACACCCGCACCCTGGTGCTCGCGGTGCTCGACGACACCGGCCATGCCAGCTTCGCGGTGGAGAAGGTGCGCGCCGCGATCGAGGCCGAGCCGCGGGTCGGCGGCCGGCTCGCGCTGTGGGCGCGGCGGCTGATGGGCGAGGCGCTGTCGCAGGCGCAGCGCGTCGTCGCCGACCGGGACGCGCTGTCCACGATGCTCGTCGGCGGTGTCGCCGACGGCTTCGACCTGGCCGAGGTCGGCCGGATGTTCTCCCGCATCACCGAGGCCCACACCAAGCGGATGGCGGCGCTGGGCCTGGCCGCGTAG
- a CDS encoding DEAD/DEAH box helicase produces the protein MLDPPCRTVPRLTEEASILSTITFRSLGILPETAEALEAVGIVTPFPIQEMTLPVALAGNDVIGQAKTGTGKTLGFGLPLLESVTVPADVEAGRATPEQLTDTPQALVVVPTRELCQQVTNDLLTAGKVRAVRVLAIYGGRAYEPQVEALKKGVDVVVGTPGRLLDLAGQKKISLRDVRTLVLDEADEMLDLGFLPDVEKIMGMLPVKRQTMLFSATMPGAVINLARRYMSQPTHIRATAPDDEGATVRNTTQHIFRAHSMDKPELVSRILQADGRGLAMIFCRTKRTAADLAEQLEKRGFASGAVHGDLGQGAREQALRAFRNGKVDVLVCTDVAARGIDVEGVTHVINYQTPEDEKTYLHRIGRTGRAGASGTAITLVDWDDIPRWQLINKALDLSFNDPEETYSTSPHLFELLGIPAGTKGILPRADRTRAGLDAEEVEDLGETGGRGARGRRPAGGGRSGPAAAPAEERPARTRTPRQRRRTRGGEGSPTVPAPAEAAESATAVSAPDTEGQSGPRTPRRRRRTRSGAAGAVAPVAEAAEAVVEVVAEAAAVVAEATAVVAEAAEAAPKTPRRRTRKAAAAPADIVAEAQAPETVVAKPRTRKAAAAPAEIVAEAQATDAAVTEEAPKRRRTRKAVAEVPAPAVAPEADAVAEDAPKRRRTRKAAAEVPAPAAAPEADAVIEEAPKRRRTTRKAVAEMPAPADGAEEAVAKAPRRRTRKAVAEVPAAVADES, from the coding sequence TTGCTTGACCCCCCTTGCCGCACAGTGCCGCGTCTCACAGAAGAGGCAAGCATCCTGTCCACCATCACTTTCCGCAGTCTCGGAATTCTTCCCGAGACCGCCGAGGCCCTTGAGGCCGTCGGCATCGTCACGCCCTTCCCGATCCAGGAGATGACGCTCCCGGTCGCCCTCGCGGGCAACGACGTCATCGGCCAGGCCAAGACCGGCACCGGCAAGACACTGGGCTTCGGCCTGCCGCTGCTGGAGTCGGTCACCGTGCCCGCAGACGTCGAGGCCGGGCGCGCCACGCCCGAGCAGCTGACCGACACGCCGCAGGCGCTGGTCGTCGTCCCCACCCGCGAGCTGTGCCAGCAGGTCACCAACGACCTGCTGACCGCCGGCAAGGTCCGCGCGGTGCGCGTGCTGGCGATCTACGGCGGCCGGGCGTACGAACCGCAGGTCGAGGCGCTGAAGAAGGGCGTCGACGTGGTCGTCGGCACCCCGGGCCGGCTGCTCGACCTGGCCGGGCAGAAGAAGATCAGCCTGCGCGATGTCCGCACCCTGGTGCTCGACGAGGCCGACGAGATGCTCGACCTGGGCTTCCTGCCCGACGTCGAGAAGATCATGGGCATGCTGCCGGTGAAGCGGCAGACGATGCTGTTCTCGGCGACCATGCCGGGCGCGGTCATCAACCTGGCCCGCCGGTATATGTCGCAGCCCACCCACATCCGCGCCACCGCGCCCGACGACGAGGGCGCGACGGTCAGGAACACCACGCAGCACATCTTCCGCGCGCACTCGATGGACAAGCCGGAGCTGGTCTCGCGCATCCTGCAGGCCGACGGCCGCGGGCTCGCGATGATCTTCTGCCGCACCAAGCGCACCGCCGCCGACCTGGCCGAGCAGCTGGAGAAGCGCGGCTTCGCCTCCGGCGCGGTGCACGGCGACCTGGGCCAGGGCGCGCGCGAGCAGGCGCTGCGGGCCTTCCGCAACGGCAAGGTCGACGTGCTGGTGTGCACCGACGTGGCCGCGCGCGGCATCGACGTCGAAGGCGTCACCCATGTGATCAACTACCAGACGCCCGAGGATGAGAAAACCTATCTGCACCGCATCGGCCGCACCGGCCGCGCGGGCGCGTCGGGCACGGCGATCACGCTGGTCGACTGGGACGACATCCCGCGCTGGCAGCTGATCAACAAGGCGCTCGACCTGTCGTTCAACGACCCGGAGGAGACCTACTCCACCTCCCCGCACCTTTTCGAGCTGCTCGGCATCCCGGCCGGCACCAAGGGGATACTGCCCAGGGCCGACCGGACCCGTGCGGGGCTGGACGCGGAAGAGGTCGAGGACCTCGGCGAGACCGGTGGGCGCGGTGCCCGCGGCCGCCGTCCCGCGGGCGGCGGGCGTTCAGGTCCCGCCGCGGCTCCGGCCGAGGAGCGCCCCGCGCGCACCCGCACCCCGCGGCAGCGCCGCAGGACCCGCGGCGGCGAGGGCTCGCCGACCGTGCCGGCGCCGGCCGAGGCCGCCGAGTCGGCGACCGCGGTGTCCGCGCCCGACACCGAGGGCCAGAGCGGTCCGCGTACGCCGCGCCGCCGCCGCAGGACCCGTAGCGGTGCCGCGGGTGCGGTGGCTCCGGTGGCGGAGGCCGCCGAGGCCGTGGTCGAGGTCGTCGCCGAAGCGGCCGCGGTGGTCGCCGAGGCCACCGCGGTGGTCGCCGAGGCCGCCGAGGCCGCGCCGAAGACGCCCCGCCGCCGTACGCGCAAGGCCGCAGCCGCCCCGGCCGACATCGTCGCCGAGGCGCAGGCCCCGGAGACGGTCGTGGCCAAACCGCGGACCCGCAAGGCCGCCGCCGCCCCGGCCGAGATCGTCGCGGAGGCGCAGGCCACGGACGCCGCGGTGACCGAGGAGGCCCCGAAGCGCCGCAGGACGCGCAAGGCCGTCGCCGAGGTGCCCGCACCGGCCGTGGCGCCGGAGGCGGACGCGGTGGCCGAGGACGCGCCCAAGCGCCGCAGGACGCGCAAGGCCGCCGCGGAGGTGCCGGCCCCGGCCGCCGCGCCCGAGGCGGACGCGGTGATCGAGGAGGCTCCGAAGCGCCGCAGGACCACCCGCAAGGCGGTCGCCGAGATGCCCGCGCCCGCGGACGGTGCGGAGGAGGCCGTGGCCAAGGCGCCGCGCCGGCGTACGCGCAAGGCCGTCGCCGAGGTGCCGGCCGCCGTGGCCGACGAGAGCTGA
- a CDS encoding alpha/beta hydrolase, producing MSRPTSLDLPERTSARRLDTSRGSFAVLDTAPAPDAPSGQGTALLVPGFTGSKEDFLDLLEPLSAAGFRVVAVDGRGQHESGGPRDEAAYAQRELAADVSAQGAALAAEGGGPPHVLGHSLGGHIVRAAVLAGGPGPWASVTLMSSGPAEVHEAQQIRTQLLIDHLPTMDMETAWRAMRALDADPGADPVTPDWLEDFLHRRWVNTVPAQLIATARQLMTEPDRVGELAAVPLPKLVLSGEVDYAWPVPLLDAMAERLGARRVVIKGAEHSPNAERPAETAAALVAFWAGEGATSSK from the coding sequence ATGAGCCGACCGACCTCCCTGGACCTGCCTGAGCGCACGTCAGCCCGCCGGCTGGACACCTCACGCGGGTCGTTCGCGGTCCTGGACACCGCGCCCGCCCCCGACGCGCCCTCGGGGCAGGGCACCGCGCTGCTCGTGCCCGGGTTCACCGGGAGCAAGGAGGACTTCCTCGACCTGCTGGAACCGCTGTCCGCGGCCGGTTTCCGGGTCGTCGCGGTCGACGGCCGGGGCCAGCACGAGTCGGGGGGCCCGCGGGACGAGGCCGCCTACGCGCAGCGCGAGCTGGCCGCGGACGTCTCCGCGCAGGGCGCCGCGCTGGCCGCCGAGGGCGGCGGCCCGCCGCACGTGCTGGGCCACTCGCTGGGCGGCCACATCGTGCGGGCGGCGGTGCTCGCCGGCGGTCCCGGGCCGTGGGCGTCGGTGACGCTGATGAGCTCGGGGCCCGCCGAGGTCCACGAGGCCCAGCAGATCAGGACGCAGCTGCTGATCGACCACCTGCCGACGATGGACATGGAGACGGCCTGGCGGGCGATGCGGGCGCTGGACGCCGACCCGGGGGCCGACCCGGTGACCCCGGACTGGCTCGAGGACTTCCTGCACCGCCGCTGGGTGAATACGGTGCCCGCACAACTGATCGCCACGGCACGCCAGTTGATGACAGAACCGGACCGGGTCGGCGAACTTGCCGCCGTACCGCTGCCGAAGCTCGTACTGTCCGGTGAGGTGGACTACGCCTGGCCGGTCCCGCTGCTCGACGCGATGGCGGAGCGGCTGGGTGCCCGGCGCGTCGTGATCAAGGGCGCGGAGCACTCCCCCAACGCCGAACGGCCGGCCGAGACGGCTGCCGCGCTCGTGGCGTTCTGGGCCGGCGAGGGTGCTACCAGCAGTAAGTAG
- a CDS encoding MarC family protein, with product MFDFTLFGSVFFTLFVIMDPPGITPIFLALTSGRATKVQRRMALQAASVAFGVIAVFGICGQQILDYLHVSVPALRIAGGLLLLLIALDLLTGKADEPTQTKDVNVALVPLGMPLLAGPGAIVTVILAVQHAHGVGEQSSVWLAIVAMHAVLWLTMRYSLAIIRVIKEGGVVLVTRLSGMLLSAIAVQSIANGVFGFIHGEG from the coding sequence ATGTTCGACTTCACCCTGTTCGGATCCGTGTTCTTCACGCTGTTCGTGATCATGGATCCGCCCGGCATCACGCCGATCTTCCTGGCGCTGACGTCGGGCCGGGCCACCAAAGTGCAGCGGCGGATGGCGCTGCAGGCCGCGAGCGTCGCCTTCGGCGTGATCGCCGTCTTCGGGATCTGCGGGCAGCAGATCCTGGACTACCTGCACGTGTCGGTGCCCGCGCTGCGGATCGCCGGGGGCCTGCTGCTCCTGCTGATCGCCCTCGACCTGCTGACCGGCAAGGCGGACGAGCCGACGCAGACCAAGGACGTCAACGTGGCGCTGGTGCCGCTGGGGATGCCGCTGCTGGCCGGCCCCGGCGCCATCGTCACGGTGATCCTGGCCGTGCAGCACGCGCACGGCGTCGGCGAGCAGTCGTCCGTCTGGCTGGCCATCGTCGCGATGCACGCGGTGCTCTGGCTGACGATGCGCTACTCGCTGGCGATCATCCGGGTGATCAAGGAGGGCGGGGTCGTGCTGGTGACCCGGCTGTCCGGGATGCTGCTGTCGGCGATCGCCGTGCAGTCCATCGCGAACGGCGTCTTCGGCTTCATCCACGGCGAGGGCTGA
- a CDS encoding PHP domain-containing protein: protein MRIDLHTHSTASDGTDTPAELVRNAAAAGLDVVALTDHDTVGGYAEATAALDGTALTLVTGAELSCRTAGGISVHMLAYLFDPAEPRFHEARELVRDGRVPRARGMIDKLQALGVPVTWEAVQRIAGDGSVGRPHIATAMVELGVVPTVSDAFTEEWLANDGRAYVEKHGFDPFEAVRLVKAAGGVTVFAHPGAHKRGETVPDDVIAELGAAGLDGLEVDHVDHDAPTRLRLRGLAGELGLLTTGSSDYHGSRKTVALGECVTDPEVFARIAERATGALPISAV from the coding sequence GTGCGTATCGACCTGCACACCCACTCCACGGCCTCCGACGGCACCGACACCCCCGCCGAGCTGGTACGCAACGCGGCAGCCGCCGGGCTCGACGTCGTCGCCCTCACCGACCACGACACGGTCGGCGGCTACGCGGAGGCGACCGCGGCCCTCGACGGCACGGCCCTGACACTTGTCACCGGCGCGGAGCTGTCCTGCCGTACGGCCGGCGGCATCAGCGTGCACATGCTGGCGTATCTCTTCGACCCCGCGGAGCCGCGGTTCCACGAGGCCCGCGAGCTGGTCCGGGACGGCCGGGTGCCGCGGGCCCGCGGCATGATCGACAAGCTCCAGGCCCTCGGCGTGCCCGTCACGTGGGAAGCGGTCCAGCGCATCGCCGGCGACGGCTCGGTCGGCCGCCCGCACATCGCCACCGCGATGGTCGAACTCGGCGTCGTCCCCACCGTCTCCGACGCCTTCACCGAGGAGTGGCTCGCCAACGACGGGCGGGCGTACGTCGAGAAGCACGGGTTCGACCCCTTCGAGGCGGTGCGCCTGGTCAAGGCGGCGGGCGGAGTCACGGTCTTCGCGCACCCGGGCGCGCACAAGCGCGGCGAGACGGTGCCGGACGACGTCATCGCGGAGCTGGGCGCCGCGGGCCTCGACGGCCTTGAGGTCGACCACGTCGACCACGACGCCCCCACCCGGCTCCGCCTGCGCGGGCTCGCGGGGGAGCTGGGGCTGCTGACCACCGGCTCCTCCGACTACCACGGCTCCCGTAAGACGGTCGCCCTGGGGGAGTGCGTCACCGACCCCGAGGTCTTCGCGCGGATCGCCGAGCGGGCCACCGGGGCGCTACCGATCTCCGCGGTCTGA
- a CDS encoding suppressor of fused domain protein, giving the protein MGEILALVEARLRSAFGEPDARAAVTFVGAERIEVLRYTSDDLVRYATLGMSAQPMADPVAPLADPLAGPRAEIVLTVRAGRADTSAVLRPLAVVAASPQVEGVVLAPGNALDLGGPLWPGAPFTSVLVAEPAGLVDDLPLTPPREPVRFHPLLPMTPNEAAYKRVHGADALRALWLTHGTDLRDPLRGAVPLT; this is encoded by the coding sequence ATGGGTGAAATCCTGGCACTGGTCGAGGCGCGGCTGCGGTCCGCCTTCGGCGAGCCCGACGCCCGCGCGGCCGTCACCTTCGTCGGCGCCGAACGCATCGAGGTCCTCCGCTACACCAGTGATGACCTGGTGCGATACGCCACCCTCGGGATGTCCGCGCAACCCATGGCCGACCCGGTCGCCCCGCTCGCCGACCCGCTGGCCGGCCCGCGCGCCGAGATCGTCCTCACCGTCAGGGCCGGCCGCGCCGATACGTCGGCGGTCCTGCGCCCGCTGGCCGTCGTCGCCGCGTCCCCCCAGGTCGAGGGCGTCGTCCTGGCCCCGGGCAACGCGCTCGACCTGGGCGGACCGCTCTGGCCCGGCGCCCCCTTCACCTCGGTCCTGGTCGCCGAACCCGCCGGCCTCGTCGACGACCTCCCCCTCACCCCGCCCCGCGAGCCGGTCCGCTTCCACCCGCTCCTCCCGATGACCCCGAACGAGGCGGCGTACAAACGCGTCCACGGTGCCGATGCGCTGCGCGCGCTCTGGCTCACTCACGGCACCGACCTCCGCGACCCGCTGCGCGGTGCCGTCCCCCTCACGTAG
- a CDS encoding magnesium and cobalt transport protein CorA, with translation MSMIRDLRAVVRPALRRSPASYDYGPTRDAVTGTSAVVDCAVYRDGVRCTDSIGLRDALETVRAGRASDQCDGSDGFVWIGLHEPTEQEFAGIAEEFGLHPLAVEDAVHAHQRPKLERYDNSLFTVFKTIRYVEHAELTATSEVVESGEVMVFTGRYFVITVRHGGHGSLRALRHRLEDDPELLAKGPSAVLHAIADQVVDDYLAVTDAVQDDIDEVEIDVFSAEPGKSSRGGDAGRIYQLKREVLEFKRAVSPLLRPMQMLGERPMRLVDPEIQKYFRDVADHVARVHEQVTGFDDLLNSILQANLAQATVVQNEDMRKITAWAAILAVPTMITGVYGMNFDHMPELRWRYGYPAVLGVILAICYAIHRGFRRNGWL, from the coding sequence ATGTCGATGATCCGTGATCTCCGCGCAGTCGTGCGTCCCGCGCTGCGCAGGTCCCCCGCGTCGTACGACTACGGCCCGACGCGTGACGCGGTGACCGGCACGAGCGCGGTGGTGGACTGCGCGGTCTACCGCGACGGGGTGCGGTGCACGGACAGCATCGGGCTGCGGGACGCGCTGGAAACGGTACGGGCCGGGCGCGCGTCGGACCAGTGCGACGGCAGTGACGGCTTCGTGTGGATCGGCCTGCACGAGCCGACCGAGCAGGAGTTCGCCGGCATCGCTGAGGAGTTCGGGCTGCACCCGCTGGCCGTGGAGGACGCGGTGCACGCCCACCAGCGGCCCAAGCTGGAGCGCTACGACAACTCGCTCTTCACCGTCTTCAAGACGATCCGCTACGTCGAGCACGCGGAGCTGACCGCGACCAGCGAGGTGGTGGAGTCCGGCGAGGTGATGGTCTTCACCGGCCGGTATTTCGTGATCACCGTGCGGCACGGCGGCCACGGTTCGCTGCGTGCGCTGCGGCACCGCCTGGAGGACGACCCGGAGCTGCTGGCCAAGGGCCCGTCCGCGGTCCTGCACGCCATCGCCGACCAGGTCGTGGACGACTACCTGGCGGTGACCGACGCGGTGCAGGACGACATCGACGAGGTCGAGATCGACGTCTTCTCCGCCGAGCCGGGCAAGTCCTCGCGCGGCGGAGACGCGGGGCGGATCTACCAGCTCAAGCGGGAGGTGCTGGAGTTCAAGCGGGCGGTCTCGCCGCTGCTGCGGCCGATGCAGATGCTCGGCGAGCGGCCGATGCGGCTGGTCGACCCGGAGATCCAGAAGTATTTCCGCGACGTCGCCGACCATGTCGCCCGGGTGCACGAGCAGGTCACCGGCTTCGACGACCTGCTGAACTCGATCCTGCAGGCCAACCTGGCGCAGGCCACCGTCGTGCAGAACGAGGACATGCGCAAGATCACCGCGTGGGCGGCGATCCTGGCGGTCCCGACGATGATCACCGGCGTCTACGGCATGAACTTCGACCACATGCCCGAGCTGCGCTGGCGGTACGGCTACCCGGCGGTGCTGGGCGTCATCCTGGCCATCTGCTACGCCATCCACCGCGGTTTCCGGCGCAACGGCTGGCTCTGA